A genomic window from Haladaptatus caseinilyticus includes:
- a CDS encoding ZIP family metal transporter yields MELLGNLMLVFVAGLITALATGIGALPFFLVDEVSDRWNVALWGLASGIMVSASVFGLIFEGISSANGGSISGVAIGMLVGVALVVVSHHVISGAEVSPKKYEEADFKKLVLILGILTVHSFPEGVAIGVSFAELNFGNIEGIALLGFFIPLLAVFMTVAISIHNIPEGVAISIPLRSMGVSKWRMVWWSIFSSLPQPVGAVIAFYFVRIARDFLPIGFGFAAGAMIYLVASEFIPEALEVGEGLPGGGHRELLSGLTAGVLLMVPLAFI; encoded by the coding sequence ATGGAGTTACTCGGCAATCTGATGCTGGTGTTCGTGGCAGGGCTGATTACGGCACTCGCGACCGGCATCGGGGCCCTCCCCTTTTTTCTCGTCGACGAGGTGAGCGACCGCTGGAACGTCGCGCTTTGGGGACTTGCCTCGGGAATCATGGTCTCTGCGTCCGTTTTCGGACTTATATTTGAGGGAATATCGAGCGCGAACGGCGGCAGTATCTCCGGCGTCGCCATCGGTATGCTGGTCGGTGTCGCACTCGTCGTCGTGAGCCATCACGTCATCTCCGGGGCAGAAGTGAGTCCGAAGAAGTACGAAGAAGCTGATTTCAAGAAACTCGTACTTATCCTCGGTATTCTCACCGTGCACAGCTTTCCGGAAGGGGTTGCCATCGGCGTCTCGTTTGCGGAACTGAACTTCGGAAACATCGAAGGAATTGCACTCCTTGGCTTCTTCATTCCGCTGTTGGCAGTTTTCATGACCGTCGCGATTTCGATTCACAACATCCCCGAAGGCGTCGCCATCTCCATTCCACTTCGTTCGATGGGCGTGAGCAAATGGCGAATGGTTTGGTGGTCGATCTTCTCGAGCCTTCCTCAACCAGTCGGCGCGGTCATCGCGTTCTACTTCGTGCGAATCGCACGGGATTTCCTCCCCATCGGGTTCGGGTTTGCGGCGGGGGCGATGATATACCTCGTCGCATCCGAGTTCATACCGGAAGCCCTCGAAGTCGGCGAGGGATTACCGGGTGGCGGTCACCGCGAACTGTTGTCCGGACTCACTGCTGGCGTTCTCCTCATGGTTCCACTCGCATTCATCTGA
- a CDS encoding DUF7115 domain-containing protein: MSVPGIVQSSLEDEHVAAEVSLGGEDVLFVTPTRTLIYRADGLLSDESVDEYSHDAERIAVSDGRRKSTITLDYGIDGAKEFKIPSKRLHDALHPVIAGVLNGAGVTDANEQVIQTYQFSEPTLVLTSARVVKHVGEAIWDDDFEQFHFADVTRLDVEEGTVSSQIIIEVNGRPQRIKTPSDRTREVRERIEQSLLAYHDAGSYEEFERSVVPDDSEPAAEETISLADDDDVFGSGVEPLNANPPELDDRGQIAEDPSTDPLDENGVERATADSATTEQTASNATTERTTTERRNTESDAVEGKTARSETVEARSSESNTATGFADSGFESASENLDDPMEAQLAALTEVVERQNDLLEQQQRTIERLIEELGRGR; the protein is encoded by the coding sequence ATGAGCGTTCCGGGAATCGTCCAGTCCAGTCTTGAAGACGAACATGTTGCCGCAGAAGTATCGCTCGGAGGCGAAGATGTCCTTTTCGTGACACCGACACGAACACTCATCTATCGAGCCGATGGCCTGTTGAGCGACGAATCCGTCGACGAGTATTCACACGATGCAGAACGAATCGCCGTCTCCGACGGGCGGCGAAAATCGACCATCACCCTCGATTACGGCATCGACGGGGCAAAGGAGTTCAAGATTCCGTCGAAGCGACTCCACGACGCCCTTCACCCCGTTATCGCGGGAGTACTGAACGGCGCGGGGGTCACCGACGCGAACGAACAGGTCATCCAGACGTACCAGTTCAGCGAACCTACCCTCGTCCTCACCAGCGCACGCGTCGTGAAACACGTCGGGGAAGCGATTTGGGACGATGATTTCGAGCAGTTTCACTTCGCCGACGTAACTCGCCTCGATGTCGAAGAGGGCACCGTCTCCTCACAAATCATCATCGAAGTCAACGGGCGCCCACAGCGGATCAAAACGCCGAGCGACCGAACCCGTGAAGTCCGCGAACGGATCGAACAATCGCTCCTCGCGTACCACGACGCCGGTAGCTACGAGGAGTTCGAACGGTCAGTCGTACCCGACGACTCGGAACCCGCGGCCGAGGAAACCATCTCACTCGCCGATGACGACGACGTGTTTGGCAGTGGCGTCGAACCACTCAACGCGAATCCCCCCGAACTCGACGATCGCGGCCAAATCGCCGAGGACCCATCCACCGACCCACTCGACGAAAACGGAGTCGAACGAGCGACTGCCGACTCGGCAACCACCGAGCAGACGGCCAGTAACGCGACCACCGAACGGACGACGACGGAACGACGGAACACCGAATCCGATGCGGTCGAAGGAAAGACGGCAAGGTCCGAAACTGTCGAAGCACGATCGTCCGAGTCCAACACGGCCACCGGCTTTGCCGACTCGGGTTTCGAATCCGCGAGTGAAAATTTAGACGACCCGATGGAGGCACAACTCGCTGCACTCACCGAAGTCGTCGAACGGCAGAACGACCTTCTGGAACAACAACAACGCACCATCGAGCGACTCATCGAAGAACTCGGTCGTGGTCGGTGA
- a CDS encoding DUF5830 family protein, with protein sequence MDEDDAVALGVELLSKLEHPELSVAEAVDRIETITTNPSVTRKILDVAEKRGVIERENGIIRPKGGGFVRFESDVVTKEGDFTCRRCGTGISTGYFMKLDVGEHGPFGSSCIRKVTGRE encoded by the coding sequence ATGGACGAGGACGATGCCGTCGCGCTGGGGGTGGAACTGTTGAGTAAACTGGAGCACCCCGAACTGTCGGTTGCGGAGGCGGTAGACCGCATCGAGACCATCACGACCAACCCGTCGGTGACGCGGAAGATTCTCGACGTAGCGGAAAAACGCGGCGTCATCGAACGTGAAAACGGAATCATCCGACCGAAAGGAGGTGGGTTCGTGCGGTTCGAAAGTGACGTCGTGACGAAGGAGGGGGATTTCACCTGTCGTCGTTGTGGGACCGGCATCTCGACGGGATACTTCATGAAACTCGACGTTGGCGAACACGGACCGTTCGGGTCGTCGTGTATCCGAAAGGTGACCGGCCGCGAGTGA
- a CDS encoding TVP38/TMEM64 family protein, translated as MGFMQNRRHVAGFAVVALVAVAGVLISPRFVFRQVGRVTENPLLAAGLFVFIYLVRPFFAWPTTVVAAAVGYVYGPIVGFPIALAGATTSACVPFTAARHFNVGTGIFGRLGDSGDRFFDTTGNVRGMVASRLAPAPSDAVSAAAGLSSVPLRAFVLGTAIGEIPWMVAAVVAGSSFDSLSIEKLGKNWMLVAVAGVAALFLIAGPAYRHFAGERENG; from the coding sequence ATGGGTTTCATGCAGAACCGACGGCACGTCGCCGGGTTTGCGGTCGTTGCACTGGTGGCCGTCGCGGGCGTTCTCATCTCACCACGATTCGTCTTTCGACAGGTCGGACGCGTGACCGAAAATCCGTTGCTGGCCGCCGGTTTATTCGTCTTCATCTACCTCGTTCGCCCGTTTTTCGCGTGGCCGACGACCGTGGTGGCCGCCGCAGTTGGCTACGTGTACGGACCGATCGTCGGATTTCCCATCGCACTCGCGGGAGCGACCACGAGTGCCTGTGTCCCGTTCACCGCGGCGCGTCATTTCAACGTTGGGACTGGTATTTTCGGCCGTCTCGGTGATTCGGGGGACCGGTTTTTCGACACGACCGGAAACGTTCGCGGAATGGTCGCGTCACGGCTCGCACCCGCCCCCTCGGACGCCGTCTCGGCGGCCGCAGGTTTGTCGAGCGTTCCGCTCCGGGCGTTCGTACTCGGAACGGCCATCGGCGAAATACCGTGGATGGTCGCGGCGGTGGTGGCCGGAAGCTCATTCGATTCGCTGTCGATAGAAAAACTCGGGAAGAACTGGATGCTCGTCGCGGTCGCCGGAGTTGCGGCGCTCTTTCTGATAGCAGGACCGGCGTATCGACATTTCGCGGGGGAGCGGGAAAACGGCTAG
- a CDS encoding HVO_2523 family zinc finger protein, translated as MDEEPSGRPCPLCGESMYHRHCKYVCPRHGVVYDCSDTFY; from the coding sequence ATGGATGAAGAACCGAGCGGGCGGCCCTGTCCGCTCTGTGGTGAGTCGATGTATCACCGCCACTGTAAGTACGTCTGCCCGCGACACGGCGTCGTCTACGACTGTTCCGATACGTTCTACTGA
- a CDS encoding arylsulfotransferase family protein: MVSWGDTTRRGLLLVVAGVLLVGVTFGASWAFAPNTSVTPGDETNTTTLVGVQGPGWGGSVVELDSNGTTMWSVGNAISYQDVTQLDNGTVLATYADKYRACGPYKPPCKRTGVRFIDPQPNAKVTGEWSYPVRTRKDSEVHDAEMLPSGELLVADMEYESIYTYNFSTGKPSWTWNASQYYDTPSDPTKTDWLHINDVDRIGDGRYLVSVRNTNQLIIIERGKGVVEVINKDRDPSILDKQHNPHWLGDGAVVVADSENHRVVELHRNESTGKWEEAWTVYEVDGIHLDWPRDADRLPNGNTLITDSRNNRVVEITRNGSVVSSYDVPDLPYEADRVPFGEAYGQPYGTEGDYNVLGERSVNIPVLSTLLIGARHVVSLPFWVSELHVLVILVAVGLWIVGGVLLLKGRYS; encoded by the coding sequence ATGGTTTCCTGGGGTGATACGACGCGACGCGGACTTCTCCTCGTTGTTGCAGGCGTGTTGCTCGTCGGTGTAACCTTCGGCGCGAGTTGGGCGTTCGCGCCGAACACGAGCGTAACGCCCGGTGACGAGACGAACACGACGACACTCGTCGGTGTCCAGGGCCCCGGATGGGGTGGAAGCGTCGTCGAACTCGACAGTAACGGAACGACGATGTGGAGTGTCGGGAACGCCATCAGCTATCAGGACGTTACGCAGTTGGACAACGGAACCGTTCTCGCGACGTACGCGGACAAATACAGGGCGTGCGGGCCGTACAAACCGCCGTGTAAGCGAACGGGCGTTCGCTTCATCGATCCGCAACCCAACGCGAAGGTTACCGGCGAATGGAGCTATCCGGTTCGGACCCGAAAGGACAGCGAGGTTCACGACGCGGAAATGCTCCCGTCGGGAGAACTGCTCGTCGCGGACATGGAGTACGAGAGCATCTACACGTACAACTTTTCGACCGGGAAGCCCTCGTGGACGTGGAACGCGAGTCAGTACTACGACACACCGTCTGACCCCACGAAAACCGACTGGCTCCACATCAACGACGTGGACCGAATCGGCGACGGACGATACCTCGTCTCCGTTCGAAACACGAATCAATTGATCATCATCGAGCGTGGAAAAGGGGTCGTCGAAGTGATAAACAAGGATCGCGACCCGTCGATACTGGATAAGCAGCACAACCCGCACTGGCTCGGGGACGGTGCCGTGGTCGTAGCGGATTCGGAAAATCATCGGGTGGTCGAACTTCACCGAAACGAATCGACGGGGAAATGGGAGGAAGCGTGGACCGTCTACGAAGTGGACGGAATCCATCTCGATTGGCCGCGTGATGCCGACCGCCTTCCGAACGGAAATACGCTCATCACCGACAGCCGAAACAACCGCGTGGTGGAAATAACACGAAACGGAAGCGTGGTTTCCAGCTACGATGTTCCCGACCTCCCCTACGAAGCGGACCGCGTTCCGTTCGGAGAGGCGTACGGACAACCGTACGGAACTGAGGGGGATTACAACGTCCTCGGTGAACGGAGCGTGAACATCCCGGTACTGTCCACGCTTCTCATCGGGGCTCGTCACGTCGTCTCGCTCCCGTTCTGGGTCTCTGAACTCCACGTCCTCGTCATCCTCGTCGCGGTCGGCCTCTGGATCGTCGGTGGCGTACTGCTGCTGAAAGGCCGATATTCCTGA
- a CDS encoding adenosylcobalamin-dependent ribonucleoside-diphosphate reductase, translated as MSGAHETDADEVTLPVKRTEGDTLEDRMTGNAYQNILPARYLRKDADGNLVETQEDLFPRVAKNIALAEVVYEAEKRGVEITVTPEQLKPGHPRHDELAAEVFGKGTTTEDDAETELTVYNVNKFAYETVVPELPEDIREHVESVRDEFREMMEGLSFIPNSPTLMNAGDELQQLSACFVDSPGDDITDIHQTAKEAAEVFQSGGGMGYAFWKLRPYGDAVGSTGGIASGPITFMRTYDQMCETIAQGGARRGAQMGVMRVSHPDVIQFIHAKNKDVSLANTLRLNDPDDYTHTSFKDALEEARELIDEDGRVPKHLRNAAEGHLSNFNISVGVTDDFMDALYNDEEFVFTNPRTEEPHVATEHTEELYDMFGLGEYVTAGEVLSIPADVIWNRIVEGAWENGEPGVIYLERVNKQHSFDVEKHPDHRILATNPCGEQPLEEYEACNLGHINLSTLADGEAPDWRVWYEQNGDSYGSLSEAVDAFLRNAIDWDEFDYRIEYGTRFLENVVTMSDFPVEKIEQKVRDMRKIGLGIMGLAQLYIQLGVRYGSEEGNEIAQQLMTHINHESKWASHELAEERGSFNDWTDSKFATPTDYPEWFEHQTGLDAEKWKDGFSVRNHNTTTIAPTGTTSMVGNTTGGCEPIYNVAYYKNVSDDVQGDEMLVEFDDYFLRTLEANEIDVDAVKEEAQEQMANNEFSGVEGLDTVPDAIGELFVVTGDLTGKQHAAVQCACQQGVDSAISKTCNFPNSASKEDMDEVYRYIYDHGGKGVTVYRDGTRSKQVLTTRADNAEFADEDEAAETIAEQIEEVFGGIESFIENDEVQTVLGDELSSLLDEGVTGGAYAKERPRPDVLHGVTQRIDTGYGKMYVNINEDESGEPFELFATIGNSGGFTNSFTEALAKVISYALRSGVDPNEIASDLQGIRSPKVAWDKGEQINSIPDAIGVAMRRYLDGEIEKAYPQQVTLEETTDESETDVGAVDDETDASQSLIDAGESPECPECGSLSLYFSEGCKTCESCGWSECS; from the coding sequence ATGAGCGGCGCGCACGAAACCGACGCCGACGAGGTCACGCTCCCCGTCAAGCGAACCGAGGGCGACACCCTCGAAGACAGGATGACGGGGAACGCATATCAGAACATCCTCCCGGCACGCTATCTCCGCAAGGACGCCGACGGCAACCTCGTCGAGACGCAGGAGGATTTGTTCCCGCGCGTCGCGAAGAACATCGCGCTCGCCGAGGTCGTCTACGAGGCTGAAAAACGGGGCGTCGAAATCACCGTCACGCCGGAACAGTTGAAACCCGGTCACCCGCGACACGACGAACTCGCTGCGGAGGTGTTCGGCAAAGGGACGACGACCGAAGACGACGCCGAGACGGAACTCACCGTCTACAACGTCAACAAATTCGCTTACGAGACGGTCGTTCCGGAACTCCCCGAGGATATCCGTGAACATGTCGAATCCGTTCGGGACGAGTTCCGCGAGATGATGGAAGGGCTGTCGTTCATCCCGAACTCGCCCACGCTGATGAACGCTGGCGACGAACTCCAACAGTTGTCCGCTTGTTTCGTTGACTCCCCGGGCGACGACATCACGGACATCCACCAGACCGCGAAGGAGGCCGCCGAGGTCTTCCAGTCCGGCGGTGGGATGGGCTATGCGTTCTGGAAACTCCGCCCCTACGGTGACGCAGTCGGTTCGACCGGCGGCATCGCCTCCGGCCCGATTACGTTCATGCGCACCTACGACCAGATGTGCGAAACCATCGCGCAGGGTGGTGCACGGCGCGGCGCACAGATGGGCGTCATGCGTGTTTCTCATCCCGACGTCATCCAGTTTATCCACGCGAAAAACAAGGACGTCAGCCTCGCCAACACGCTTCGCCTGAACGACCCCGACGACTACACGCACACGTCGTTCAAGGACGCACTCGAAGAGGCTCGCGAACTCATCGACGAGGACGGACGCGTCCCGAAACACCTCCGAAACGCCGCCGAAGGCCATCTCTCGAATTTCAACATCTCGGTCGGCGTCACGGACGACTTCATGGACGCCCTCTACAACGACGAGGAGTTCGTCTTCACCAACCCGCGTACGGAAGAACCCCACGTCGCCACCGAACACACCGAGGAGCTCTACGATATGTTCGGCCTCGGCGAGTATGTCACGGCTGGCGAAGTGCTCTCCATCCCGGCCGACGTCATCTGGAACCGCATCGTGGAAGGCGCATGGGAGAACGGCGAACCCGGCGTTATCTACCTCGAACGAGTGAACAAACAGCACTCCTTCGACGTGGAAAAACACCCCGACCACCGGATTCTCGCGACGAACCCGTGCGGCGAACAACCGCTCGAAGAGTACGAGGCGTGTAACCTCGGACACATCAACCTCTCGACGCTCGCGGACGGCGAGGCTCCCGACTGGCGTGTCTGGTACGAACAGAACGGCGACAGCTACGGTTCCCTGTCGGAAGCCGTCGATGCGTTCCTCCGGAACGCCATCGATTGGGACGAGTTCGACTACCGTATCGAATACGGCACTCGGTTCCTCGAAAACGTCGTCACGATGTCCGACTTCCCGGTCGAAAAGATCGAACAGAAGGTTCGAGACATGCGAAAGATCGGGCTCGGAATCATGGGACTCGCCCAGTTGTACATCCAACTCGGCGTCCGCTATGGAAGCGAGGAGGGCAACGAAATCGCCCAGCAGTTGATGACCCACATCAACCACGAGTCGAAGTGGGCCTCCCACGAACTCGCCGAGGAGCGCGGGTCGTTCAACGACTGGACCGATTCCAAGTTCGCGACCCCGACCGACTATCCGGAGTGGTTCGAACATCAAACCGGTCTCGACGCCGAAAAGTGGAAAGACGGGTTCTCGGTTCGAAACCACAACACGACGACCATCGCGCCGACCGGCACTACCTCAATGGTCGGCAACACCACGGGTGGCTGTGAGCCGATTTACAACGTCGCCTACTACAAGAACGTCTCCGACGACGTGCAGGGGGACGAGATGCTCGTGGAGTTCGACGACTACTTCCTCCGCACGTTGGAGGCGAACGAAATCGACGTGGACGCGGTCAAGGAGGAAGCCCAGGAGCAGATGGCGAACAACGAGTTCTCGGGCGTCGAGGGACTCGACACCGTCCCGGACGCCATCGGCGAACTGTTCGTCGTGACGGGCGACCTCACCGGCAAGCAACACGCCGCGGTGCAGTGTGCCTGCCAGCAGGGTGTCGACTCGGCCATCTCGAAGACCTGTAACTTCCCGAACTCCGCCAGCAAGGAGGACATGGACGAGGTGTACCGGTACATCTACGACCACGGCGGCAAGGGCGTCACGGTCTACCGCGACGGTACGCGCTCGAAACAGGTACTCACCACACGCGCCGACAACGCCGAGTTCGCGGACGAGGACGAGGCGGCGGAAACCATCGCGGAACAGATCGAGGAGGTCTTCGGCGGCATCGAGAGTTTCATCGAGAACGACGAAGTACAGACCGTTCTCGGCGACGAACTCTCCAGTCTACTCGACGAGGGTGTGACCGGCGGTGCCTACGCCAAAGAGCGTCCGCGTCCGGACGTTCTCCACGGTGTGACCCAGCGCATCGATACCGGGTACGGCAAGATGTACGTCAACATCAACGAGGACGAGTCCGGCGAACCGTTCGAACTGTTCGCCACCATCGGCAACTCCGGTGGCTTCACGAACTCCTTCACCGAGGCACTAGCGAAGGTCATCAGCTATGCGCTTCGGAGCGGCGTCGATCCGAACGAAATCGCGTCCGACCTACAGGGTATCCGTAGCCCGAAAGTCGCGTGGGATAAGGGTGAACAGATCAACTCCATTCCGGACGCCATCGGTGTGGCGATGCGGCGTTACCTCGACGGCGAAATCGAGAAGGCCTACCCACAGCAGGTGACGCTCGAGGAGACGACGGACGAGAGCGAGACCGACGTCGGAGCGGTCGACGACGAAACGGACGCCTCCCAGTCGCTCATCGACGCGGGCGAGAGTCCCGAATGTCCCGAGTGTGGGTCGCTCTCGCTGTACTTCTCGGAAGGGTGTAAGACCTGCGAGTCATGTGGTTGGAGCGAATGCTCGTAA
- the trpG gene encoding anthranilate synthase component II, with protein sequence MTRVLFVDNFDSFTYNLVEYAEEALRAQKSNSAAVETEVVKNTVSLETIRRMNPDVIIISPGPGHPENDRDVGVTNDVLRELSPEIPTLGVCLGLEAAVHVYGGKIGRAPEPIHGKSFPVEHDGIGVFDGIEQGFQAGRYHSLVSTTVPDCFDVSATTTHDGDELVMGVRHREHPIECVQFHPESVLTACGREILENFLSRHTNTPAA encoded by the coding sequence ATGACCCGCGTGCTGTTCGTGGATAACTTCGATTCGTTCACCTACAACCTCGTGGAGTACGCCGAGGAAGCCCTTCGAGCGCAGAAGTCGAACTCCGCGGCCGTCGAAACCGAGGTGGTGAAAAACACCGTCTCGCTCGAAACGATTCGTCGAATGAATCCGGACGTGATCATCATCAGTCCCGGTCCGGGTCATCCCGAAAACGACCGCGACGTCGGCGTTACGAACGACGTGCTCCGCGAACTCTCGCCCGAAATCCCGACGCTCGGGGTATGCCTGGGGTTGGAAGCCGCAGTGCACGTTTACGGCGGAAAGATCGGGCGCGCACCGGAACCGATTCACGGAAAGTCGTTTCCGGTCGAACACGACGGAATCGGCGTGTTCGACGGTATCGAGCAGGGATTTCAGGCTGGCCGATATCACTCGCTCGTTTCGACGACGGTACCTGACTGCTTCGACGTGAGTGCGACGACGACCCACGATGGCGACGAACTGGTGATGGGTGTTCGCCACCGCGAACATCCTATCGAGTGTGTGCAGTTCCATCCGGAGAGCGTGCTCACGGCGTGCGGTCGGGAGATTCTCGAAAACTTCCTCTCACGTCACACCAATACGCCTGCCGCGTAG
- the trpE gene encoding anthranilate synthase component I, producing MNRNEFEVLAESDRRVVVHMKIDLDVEIDPLTAYSALGGNEYDFLLESAEKVASSDPDGAFNPTRTDDRRARYSFVGYDPKAVVSIQSDETAVRVLDDRWDEAFASNRDDGGDVLDTLRNSLPDVERRGFPNEDGFSGGLVGFLAYEAVYDLWLEEQGIEHPETELPDAQFVLNTKTLVFDHVEETLSLVFTPLVSPDDDPGNMYDRLATEAERVTDVLESATRPNFGGYRPEDETSGSRSEYENAVRRAKEHVSAGDIYQGVISRKREVSGTVDPLGLYAALRDVNPSPYMYLLGYEDRTIVGASPETLVSVRRDEIVSNPIAGTCARGGNPMDDRRLAGELLADEKERSEHAMLVDLARNDVRRVSESGSIRVEEFMNVIKYSHVQHIESTVTGTMASDHDAFDAVRVTFPAGTLTGAPKIRAMEIIHDLEETPRGVYGGGVGYFSWTGDADFAIVIRTATIEHGNTDERNSADTITVQAGAGIVADSDPTAEFEETEQKMGGVLSALETMARESDHDDEPDRDHEPMEASG from the coding sequence ATGAATCGGAACGAGTTCGAAGTCCTCGCCGAGAGCGACCGGCGGGTCGTCGTCCACATGAAGATCGATCTCGACGTGGAAATCGACCCCCTGACTGCCTATTCGGCCCTCGGAGGAAACGAGTACGATTTCCTCCTCGAAAGCGCCGAGAAGGTCGCATCCTCAGACCCGGATGGCGCGTTTAACCCCACGAGAACGGACGACCGTCGAGCGCGCTATTCGTTCGTCGGGTACGACCCGAAGGCGGTGGTATCGATTCAGTCGGACGAGACGGCCGTTCGAGTGTTGGACGATAGGTGGGACGAAGCGTTCGCCAGCAACCGAGATGACGGGGGTGACGTGCTCGATACGCTTCGGAACTCGCTTCCCGACGTGGAGCGACGAGGATTCCCGAACGAGGACGGGTTTTCGGGCGGACTGGTCGGCTTCCTCGCATACGAGGCGGTGTACGACCTCTGGTTAGAGGAGCAGGGAATAGAGCATCCCGAGACGGAACTACCCGACGCGCAGTTCGTTCTCAACACGAAGACGCTCGTATTCGACCACGTCGAAGAAACCCTATCGCTGGTGTTTACGCCCCTCGTTTCACCGGATGACGACCCGGGGAACATGTACGACCGACTGGCCACCGAGGCGGAGCGTGTGACCGACGTACTCGAATCGGCAACGAGGCCGAACTTCGGTGGGTATCGGCCGGAAGACGAGACGTCGGGGTCGCGGAGCGAGTACGAGAACGCGGTACGTCGGGCAAAAGAACACGTCTCCGCCGGTGATATCTATCAGGGAGTCATTTCCCGAAAAAGAGAGGTTTCGGGAACTGTCGATCCGTTGGGACTGTACGCCGCCCTGCGCGACGTGAACCCTTCACCCTACATGTATCTCCTCGGCTACGAGGACAGAACCATCGTGGGCGCGAGCCCGGAGACGTTGGTATCGGTACGTAGGGACGAAATCGTTTCGAACCCCATCGCTGGAACCTGCGCGCGCGGTGGAAATCCGATGGACGACCGTCGGCTGGCGGGCGAGCTCCTCGCGGACGAAAAGGAGCGGTCGGAACACGCAATGCTCGTGGATTTGGCTCGAAACGATGTTCGCCGAGTGTCCGAGTCCGGAAGTATCCGCGTCGAGGAGTTCATGAACGTCATCAAATACAGCCACGTTCAGCACATCGAAAGCACGGTGACCGGAACCATGGCGTCGGACCATGACGCGTTCGATGCGGTGCGTGTCACGTTCCCTGCCGGGACGCTCACCGGCGCGCCAAAAATTCGAGCGATGGAGATAATTCACGACCTCGAAGAAACCCCACGAGGCGTCTACGGCGGCGGCGTCGGCTACTTCTCGTGGACGGGCGATGCGGACTTCGCTATCGTCATCAGAACGGCAACCATCGAGCACGGAAACACGGACGAACGAAACAGCGCGGACACGATTACCGTGCAGGCTGGCGCGGGTATCGTCGCGGACAGCGATCCGACTGCCGAGTTCGAGGAGACCGAACAGAAGATGGGCGGCGTGCTGTCCGCACTGGAGACGATGGCGCGTGAATCGGACCACGACGACGAACCCGATCGTGACCACGAACCCATGGAGGCGTCCGGATGA
- a CDS encoding phosphoribosylanthranilate isomerase encodes MTRVKICGLTREDDLHAAISAGADAIGLLVDVPVDSPREIDPLRAAELARVVPPFVTTVLVTMPETPERAVELADTIDPDAVQVHGMGVGDLAYLSSSIDGNVIRAIDASTENPDRYDAVADALLLDSGTTGGTGETHDWERAQEVASTLESPVILAGGLTPENVEAAVTTVEPFAVDVASGVESNGGQKDHTAVESFIVDAKAASEEGRKTKSGPALQR; translated from the coding sequence ATGACGCGCGTGAAAATCTGCGGGCTTACCCGGGAGGACGACCTGCACGCTGCTATCTCGGCAGGCGCGGATGCCATCGGTCTACTCGTGGACGTGCCCGTCGATTCGCCGCGAGAAATCGACCCACTGCGGGCCGCCGAACTGGCTCGAGTGGTGCCGCCGTTCGTGACGACGGTTCTCGTGACGATGCCGGAAACACCAGAGCGTGCGGTCGAACTCGCCGACACCATCGACCCCGACGCCGTGCAGGTACACGGAATGGGCGTCGGTGACCTCGCGTACCTCTCGTCCAGCATCGACGGGAACGTCATCCGCGCCATCGATGCGTCCACGGAGAATCCGGACCGCTACGATGCGGTTGCCGATGCACTCTTGCTCGATTCCGGAACGACGGGTGGAACCGGAGAAACGCACGACTGGGAGCGTGCACAGGAGGTAGCGAGCACGCTCGAGTCTCCCGTTATCCTCGCGGGCGGATTGACTCCCGAAAACGTCGAAGCGGCGGTCACGACGGTCGAACCGTTCGCCGTGGACGTCGCGAGCGGCGTCGAATCGAACGGGGGACAGAAAGATCACACTGCTGTTGAATCGTTCATCGTGGATGCGAAAGCGGCCTCGGAGGAAGGGAGGAAGACGAAATCGGGACCTGCTCTGCAACGATGA